A single window of Neisseria sp. KEM232 DNA harbors:
- the pta gene encoding phosphate acetyltransferase, producing the protein MANILVIPVCPHADAAKAAANIAAQLPDAAVFNVTENAEEAVRLASTGKADDWFDLLIGRAAVLNAQNLVIQGIAPSDAHLFLSRLNNDLATAFNARVVFAVSSGHATTDRLNMAKTSFAGRAVEFGGVIGAPAAVAEAAGLAFLGSIEKPENTAALAAPQAVRLSPAQFRFSMMEAARKANKRIVLPEGAEARTVQAAAICHEKGLARCVLLANRHAVHTVAQELGITLPESLEIIDPETIVEQYVAPMCELRKSKGLTPEDARKQLQDTVVLGTMMMAQNDVDGLVSGAVHTTANTIRPALQLIKTAPGASIVSSVFFMLLPGQVLVYGDCAVNPNPTPEQLAEIAIQSADSAKAFGIEPRVAMISYSTGTSGAGPDVDAVTEAVKLAKAKRPDLAVDGPLQYDAASVPSVAQSKAPGSPVAGKATVFVFPDLNTGNCTYKAVQRNANVLSVGPMLQGLRKPVNDLSRGALVEDIVYTIALTAIQATQTA; encoded by the coding sequence ATGGCCAACATCCTCGTCATTCCCGTCTGCCCCCATGCCGACGCCGCCAAAGCCGCTGCCAACATCGCCGCGCAGCTGCCCGACGCCGCCGTGTTCAACGTCACCGAAAACGCCGAAGAAGCCGTGCGCCTCGCCTCGACAGGCAAGGCCGACGACTGGTTCGACCTCCTCATCGGCCGCGCCGCCGTCCTGAACGCGCAAAACCTCGTCATCCAAGGCATCGCTCCCAGCGACGCCCATCTTTTTTTAAGCCGTCTGAACAACGACTTGGCCACCGCTTTTAACGCCCGCGTCGTCTTCGCCGTCAGCAGCGGCCACGCCACCACCGACCGGCTGAACATGGCCAAAACCTCCTTCGCCGGACGCGCCGTCGAATTCGGCGGCGTGATCGGTGCGCCCGCCGCCGTGGCCGAAGCTGCCGGCCTCGCCTTCCTCGGCAGCATCGAGAAACCCGAAAACACCGCCGCGTTAGCCGCGCCGCAAGCCGTGCGTCTGTCGCCCGCCCAATTCCGCTTCAGCATGATGGAAGCCGCCCGCAAGGCAAACAAACGCATCGTCCTGCCCGAAGGCGCGGAAGCCCGCACCGTGCAGGCCGCCGCCATCTGCCACGAAAAAGGCCTCGCCCGCTGCGTACTGCTGGCCAACCGCCACGCCGTGCACACCGTAGCGCAGGAACTGGGCATCACCCTGCCCGAATCGCTGGAAATCATCGACCCCGAAACCATCGTCGAACAATACGTCGCCCCCATGTGCGAGCTGCGCAAATCCAAAGGACTCACGCCAGAAGACGCGCGCAAACAGCTTCAAGACACCGTCGTCCTCGGCACAATGATGATGGCGCAAAACGACGTCGACGGCCTCGTCTCCGGCGCGGTGCACACCACCGCCAACACCATCCGCCCCGCCCTGCAACTGATCAAAACCGCCCCCGGTGCCAGCATCGTATCCAGCGTCTTCTTCATGCTGCTGCCCGGTCAGGTTCTCGTTTACGGCGACTGCGCGGTCAACCCCAACCCCACGCCCGAACAGCTGGCCGAAATCGCCATCCAGTCGGCCGACTCGGCCAAAGCCTTCGGCATCGAACCGCGCGTGGCGATGATTTCCTACTCCACCGGCACATCCGGCGCCGGCCCCGACGTCGACGCCGTCACCGAAGCCGTGAAACTGGCCAAAGCAAAACGCCCCGACCTGGCCGTCGACGGCCCGCTGCAATACGACGCCGCCTCCGTGCCCTCCGTCGCCCAATCCAAAGCGCCCGGCAGCCCCGTCGCTGGCAAAGCCACCGTCTTCGTCTTCCCCGACCTGAACACCGGCAACTGCACCTACAAAGCCGTCCAGCGCAACGCCAACGTATTGAGCGTCGGCCCGATGCTGCAAGGCCTGCGCAAACCGGTGAACGACCTCTCGCGCGGCGCGCTGGTCGAAGACATCGTCTACACCATCGCCCTCACCGCCATTCAGGCAACGCAAACCGCTTAA